In Alteromonas naphthalenivorans, one DNA window encodes the following:
- a CDS encoding M4 family metallopeptidase: MAFICFYLIAPALGVEKIGINRAPQSLEEQSTLSTQAERQEWVKTVLSERFNLSKESALHTTSEQQLHSFKIVAVNQTYQNVPVVNSASRLVLNARHQPIYILGTHSNIEPLEPATATFNSEQALSTLSIANGADVASRLVYWPSPQGQHILAYEFEGEFSSSFGYALSQRVFVNATTGKELDREPLFHTAMHRQINNFSAACEEFKVKFPLIPPLTDRVEARAMKTHARTEGSAPSNDDSVETAFALLGNAYEFMDTVLGMDSIDGNGLRLNMFINVHFLKGMPTIQCYGDVFNAMWMSRKQSLYVPKEGLNYIEITMHELAHGIVSNGSNLEYSFQSGALNESIADSIGIAFRIWLEHANKQTNSTKIPREYWLLRMPSGPERDLADPSSLSFGESAYPDHMNDFLNWPIKKDRGGVHINSSIMNMAFFLMANGGKHPRHSSTSTVTGIGLYPAVRIVAQAASKLLVQNANFEDARFAYALAAEALHGKGSKEWVAVHQAMDAVGVTGTWSPPQEVPEPQPVPTPESESEPSPEPTPEPEQESQPVPQPTTPPPKAEEPLETNDRVHTSKNEADNNQLVIILILGSVGLCIALLALFKLKPAYSRSESPKGYSAENTPMGNSAATPNATPDNLVPRPSKQQKGNVNNSGSAAHQQASPYYLQSLEGNQKLNISSYTASKGEGFVIGRSLELVHLQLRDERISRRHLRIKSHSDYFTVEDLNSTHGTMLDGERLKAFLPAPIKHGQLLRIADFSYVFKVS, from the coding sequence TTGGCATTTATTTGCTTCTATCTAATAGCACCTGCGTTAGGCGTGGAGAAAATTGGCATTAACCGCGCGCCTCAATCACTGGAAGAGCAATCAACGCTTAGTACGCAGGCAGAAAGACAAGAGTGGGTAAAAACTGTCTTATCAGAACGATTTAATTTAAGTAAAGAGAGCGCACTTCACACCACTTCAGAGCAGCAACTACATTCCTTTAAAATAGTTGCAGTAAACCAAACATATCAAAATGTTCCGGTAGTTAATTCAGCATCTCGTTTGGTTTTAAATGCGCGACATCAACCTATATATATATTAGGCACACATAGTAATATTGAGCCCTTAGAACCAGCGACCGCCACATTTAATAGTGAACAAGCACTATCAACACTAAGCATTGCAAATGGGGCTGATGTAGCATCGAGGCTCGTATATTGGCCTTCGCCGCAGGGCCAGCATATTTTGGCTTATGAATTTGAAGGAGAGTTTAGCTCCTCGTTTGGCTACGCTCTTTCTCAACGTGTATTTGTCAATGCTACCACAGGTAAAGAATTGGACCGGGAGCCTTTATTTCACACTGCCATGCACCGCCAAATCAACAACTTTTCCGCAGCTTGTGAAGAATTCAAAGTTAAATTTCCACTTATCCCACCGCTAACCGATAGAGTTGAAGCGCGTGCAATGAAAACCCATGCGCGAACAGAAGGCAGCGCACCTAGTAATGATGATTCTGTAGAAACCGCATTTGCATTACTAGGTAATGCCTATGAGTTTATGGATACCGTGCTCGGTATGGATAGTATTGATGGGAATGGCTTGCGCTTAAATATGTTTATCAACGTTCACTTTTTAAAGGGCATGCCTACTATTCAGTGTTATGGCGATGTATTCAATGCCATGTGGATGTCGAGAAAACAGTCACTATATGTGCCGAAAGAGGGGCTTAATTACATTGAAATTACCATGCATGAATTGGCACACGGCATTGTTTCAAACGGCAGTAATCTGGAATACTCTTTTCAATCAGGCGCGCTGAATGAATCTATAGCCGACTCAATCGGCATCGCCTTTCGCATTTGGTTAGAGCATGCTAACAAGCAGACAAATTCAACTAAAATTCCCAGAGAGTATTGGTTATTACGAATGCCTTCGGGTCCAGAAAGAGACTTAGCCGATCCTAGTTCGCTGAGTTTTGGAGAGAGTGCCTACCCAGACCATATGAATGACTTTCTGAATTGGCCGATAAAGAAAGACCGAGGCGGTGTTCATATAAACTCTTCCATAATGAATATGGCATTCTTTTTAATGGCTAACGGGGGCAAGCACCCACGCCATTCCAGTACGAGTACCGTAACCGGCATAGGATTATACCCAGCAGTACGCATTGTTGCGCAAGCGGCTTCAAAATTACTTGTTCAAAATGCTAACTTTGAAGATGCGCGCTTTGCGTATGCTTTAGCCGCCGAAGCTTTGCACGGTAAAGGCTCAAAAGAGTGGGTAGCGGTACATCAAGCGATGGATGCAGTTGGTGTAACGGGAACATGGAGCCCGCCTCAAGAAGTTCCAGAGCCCCAGCCAGTACCCACTCCCGAATCCGAGTCTGAGCCTTCGCCAGAGCCCACGCCGGAGCCGGAGCAAGAGTCACAACCTGTTCCTCAGCCAACGACGCCCCCACCAAAAGCAGAGGAACCTTTGGAAACAAATGACAGAGTCCATACGTCTAAGAACGAAGCCGATAACAACCAGCTCGTTATAATTTTGATTCTAGGGAGCGTAGGTCTTTGTATTGCTTTGCTAGCGCTTTTTAAATTAAAGCCGGCGTATAGCAGAAGCGAAAGCCCAAAAGGTTATTCAGCTGAAAATACGCCAATGGGTAACTCAGCAGCTACCCCCAATGCTACGCCGGACAACCTTGTTCCCAGGCCATCTAAACAGCAAAAGGGAAACGTTAACAATAGCGGAAGTGCGGCGCATCAGCAGGCTTCGCCTTATTACTTACAATCCCTTGAGGGTAACCAAAAACTCAATATTTCTTCTTATACTGCATCGAAAGGTGAAGGGTTTGTTATTGGTAGATCACTAGAACTTGTGCACTTGCAACTTCGAGATGAGCGAATTTCCAGACGTCACCTAAGAATTAAGTCTCATAGCGACTACTTTACGGTTGAAGATTTAAACTCAACCCACGGTACCATGCTGGACGGAGAACGACTTAAAGCCTTTTTACCAGCACCTATTAAGCACGGACAGCTCCTTCGTATTGCTGACTTTAGCTACGTATTTAAAGTCAGTTAA
- a CDS encoding PP2C family protein-serine/threonine phosphatase, producing the protein MYNKFRVYSASHIGHREENQDAHAVLIKPQYGEFLCVVADGMGGHKGGAFAAQKVVDVCTQKWNENDSIEEPENFLTELAFSAHSAILDSQIEEFAQAQSLVCMLYVNLAQSIFMSMHVGDCRTFQFKNESFVKRTVDQSLAQLHALKGDISDDEIASHPDQNKIYSSLGGSEPPSPLIERYETSGNVFLVCSDGFWELFTQQSLGGVLENIESDKDLDTLIQQQLANKNQHDNTTAILIKLWPEETAGSGPTPQEQYGIKSPEPELLKPESAEKESNRVEVPTEENIDPTQFHSDVKSSTVKNTAEQSSHSQYKLLLGLGVLIILITLGYYFLSRPISIDSASLPHQKTSNANSSEANPPIPLPRSDSNSQSKQQDNLPLESSEKSSKEVIGTDTSSADSGNIETRRSTPDIPVSSIDDAIEKTVEALREEGDLGEDDELKVANRGREIGNSQVIKLQQFYKGLPVYGAETITLVRENKIASINSKTLNDINIDTTPALSADEAFTLAEDEVKSTLRMLQQAQLIIFKKGDNYLLVWRAEVEKATGEQVMLFLDSSNALIVEEISLHISEGLVDETK; encoded by the coding sequence ATGTACAACAAGTTTCGCGTTTATTCTGCTAGTCATATTGGTCATCGCGAAGAGAATCAAGATGCTCATGCGGTATTAATAAAACCACAATATGGCGAGTTTTTATGTGTGGTTGCAGACGGCATGGGAGGCCATAAAGGGGGGGCGTTTGCAGCACAAAAAGTGGTTGATGTCTGCACACAAAAGTGGAATGAAAATGATAGTATTGAAGAACCCGAAAATTTTCTTACCGAATTGGCATTTTCCGCACATAGTGCAATTCTAGATTCACAAATTGAAGAATTCGCACAAGCCCAATCCCTCGTCTGCATGCTCTATGTCAACCTAGCACAAAGTATCTTCATGTCGATGCATGTGGGCGATTGTCGAACATTTCAGTTTAAAAACGAAAGCTTCGTTAAACGAACCGTAGATCAATCTCTCGCTCAACTTCATGCATTAAAAGGCGATATTTCAGATGATGAAATTGCATCGCATCCAGACCAAAACAAAATTTATTCAAGTTTAGGCGGTAGTGAGCCCCCTTCCCCCCTAATTGAACGTTACGAGACAAGCGGTAACGTGTTTTTGGTTTGCTCTGATGGTTTTTGGGAGTTATTCACTCAACAATCATTAGGGGGAGTACTTGAAAACATTGAAAGCGACAAGGATTTAGACACCCTGATACAGCAGCAATTAGCCAACAAAAATCAACATGACAATACCACCGCCATATTAATAAAACTGTGGCCTGAAGAAACTGCAGGTTCAGGGCCAACGCCCCAGGAACAATATGGCATTAAATCGCCCGAGCCTGAACTACTAAAGCCGGAATCCGCTGAGAAGGAATCAAATCGTGTTGAAGTTCCTACAGAAGAGAATATTGATCCAACACAATTTCACAGTGACGTTAAGAGCAGCACGGTAAAAAACACGGCAGAGCAATCTTCACATAGTCAGTACAAATTACTGCTAGGGCTGGGGGTGCTCATCATCCTAATTACATTAGGATATTACTTCCTGAGTCGACCTATCAGCATCGACAGTGCGTCACTACCACATCAAAAGACAAGCAATGCTAACAGTTCCGAAGCTAACCCGCCTATACCTCTACCCCGCTCAGACTCAAATAGTCAGTCTAAGCAACAGGATAACTTACCACTTGAGTCTAGTGAAAAGTCATCAAAAGAAGTCATAGGAACCGACACATCTTCTGCTGACTCAGGAAATATCGAAACCCGAAGAAGCACTCCAGATATTCCCGTATCAAGTATTGATGATGCTATCGAGAAAACGGTGGAAGCCCTTCGAGAAGAAGGCGACTTAGGTGAAGACGATGAACTTAAAGTAGCCAACCGCGGCCGTGAGATAGGTAATAGTCAAGTAATTAAACTCCAGCAGTTCTACAAAGGCTTACCTGTTTATGGGGCCGAAACAATTACCCTTGTTCGTGAAAACAAGATAGCCAGCATAAATAGCAAAACGCTTAACGATATTAATATAGACACCACTCCGGCACTGTCAGCTGACGAAGCATTTACGTTAGCGGAAGACGAGGTTAAATCGACATTAAGGATGCTTCAGCAAGCCCAGCTCATCATTTTCAAAAAAGGAGACAACTACTTACTTGTATGGCGCGCTGAAGTTGAAAAAGCAACCGGTGAACAGGTAATGCTATTCCTAGACAGCAGTAACGCCTTAATTGTTGAAGAAATTAGCCTACATATTTCTGAAGGCCTTGTAGATGAAACAAAATGA